One window of the Zea mays cultivar B73 chromosome 3, Zm-B73-REFERENCE-NAM-5.0, whole genome shotgun sequence genome contains the following:
- the LOC542349 gene encoding phytase (The RefSeq protein has 2 substitutions compared to this genomic sequence): MDSEGVAAKVADETTKPASQEDGESKAGMTDLLMLTDKSQLQALAMLLRNNEELMMSQAIKSETERVEYLKTVSDCYTRTMKLLDDSMAARITYERSGGTRSLVARDMDDYVVYGLNACLQNVRNCCVRLDAIDKLRAHYDALADAVAEPAANVEGLAAEASEYKAAMWQYCYNQRSASARAHSRAYSQALKLEGIDFAELVRRHQLRLGYGSKGEEFEDLDDTQKLEVYNSIIVESGRAGLPVRMFSSGRSAGGPKIAATTWAQAVSVFIMAAGNLAWDVFTTEHEVEAILKGSLNLLAGLGGFAVEAVVGAAVTKAVANVAAGVFACSLAGFVVGAIAGLIFVGVSGLLINLIIGSPRKVPDMSKLMFHTAVMPDGMALAYAVSH; this comes from the coding sequence ATGGACTCGGAAGGAGTAGCAGCAAAGGTGGCAGATGAGACTACTAAACCGGCAAGCCAAGAAGACGGCGAGAGCAAGGCCGGGATGACTGATCTGCTGATGCTGACCGACAAGTCGCAGCTGCAGGCGCTAGCGATGCTGCTGCGGAACAACGAGGAGCTCATGATGAGCCAAGCGATCAAGTCGGAGACGGAGCGCGTTGAGTACCTCAAGACGGTGAGCGACTGCTACACGCGGACAATGAAGCTCCTTGACGACTCCATGGCGGCCAGGATCACGTACGAGCGTTCGGGCGGAACGAGGAGCCTCGTCGCCCGGGACATGGACGACTACGTCGTCTACGGCCTCAACGCGTGCTTGCAGAACGTCCGCAACTGCTGCGTGCGTCTGGACGCCATCGACAAGCTGCGGGCGCACTACGACGCCCTCGCCGACGCCGTCGCCGAACCGGCCGCCAACGTCGAGGGCCTCGCCGCGGAGGCGTCCGAGTACAAGGCCGCCATGTGGCAGTACTGCTACAACCAGCGGAGCGCCTCCGCGCGGGCGCACTCCCGCGCCTACTCCCAGGCGCTCAAGCTGGAGGGCATCGACTTCGCCGAGCTTGTGCGGAGGCACCAGCTCCGGCTCGGGTACGGCAGCAAGGGCGAGGAGTTCGAGGACCTGGACGACACCCAGAAGCTGGAGGTGTACAACAGCATCATCGTCGAGTCGGGGCGGGCGGGGCTACCGGTGCGGATGTTCTCGTCGGGCCGCTCTGCCGGTGGCCCTAAGATTGCAGCCACGACGTGGGCGCAGGCGGTGAGCGTCTTCATCATGGCGGCGGGCAACCTGGCGTGGGACGTGTTCACCACGGAGCACGAGGTGGAGGCCATCCTCAAGGGCAGCCTCAACCTCCTGGCGGGGCTAGGGGGCTTCGCCGTGgaggccgtcgtcggcgcggctgTCACCAAGGCGGTCGCAAACGTCGGCGCCGGCGTCTTTGCTTGCTCTCTCGCGGGCTTCGTCGTGGGCGCCATAGCCGGGCTGATCTTCATCGGCGTCAGCGGCCTCCTCATTAACCTCATCATCGGCTCCCCTAGGAAGGTGCCTGACATGAGCAAGCTCATGTTCCACACCGCCGTCATGCCCGATGGAATGGCCCTTGCGTATGCGGTATCTCATTAA